Proteins found in one Choloepus didactylus isolate mChoDid1 chromosome 25, mChoDid1.pri, whole genome shotgun sequence genomic segment:
- the MRI1 gene encoding methylthioribose-1-phosphate isomerase, protein MTLEALRYSRGSLRILNQLSLPHESRYEAVGSVRQAWEAIRAMKVRGAPAIALVGCLSLAVELQRGAGGPGLAALLAFVRDSLSSLVTARPTAVNMARAARDLAAAAAQEAQREGATEDEVRERVIRCAELMLEKDLRDNRSIGDLGAQHLLERVAPGGGKVAVLTHCNTGALATAGYGTALGVIRSLHNLGRLEQAFCTETRPYNQGSRLTAFELVYEQIPATLIGDSMAAAAMAHRGVSAVVVGADHVVANGDTANKVGTYQLAIAAKHHGIPFYVAAPSSSCNLSLDTGQDIVIEERPGQELTDINGVRIAAPGIGVWNPAFDITPHELITGGIITELGVFAPEELRAALSSTIS, encoded by the exons ATGACGCTGGAGGCGCTCCGCTACTCGCGGGGCTCCCTGCGGATCCTCAACCAGCTGTCGCTGCCCCATGAGAGCCGCTACGAGGCGGTGGGCTCGGTGCGCCAGGCCTGGGAGGCCATCCGCGCCATGAAG GTGCGCGGCGCCCCGGCCATCGCCCTCGTGGGCTGCCTCAGCCTCGCTGTGGAGCTGCAGCGGGGTGCCGGGGGACCCGGGCTCGCCGCGCTCCTGGCCTTCGTGCGCGACTCGCTGAGCTCCCTGGTCACCGCCCGGCCCACCGCGGTCAACATGGCCCGCGCCGCCCGCGACCTGGCCGCCGCCGCGGCCCAGGAGGCCCAGCGGGAGGGTGCCACCGAGGACGAGGTCCGGGAGAG GGTGATCCGCTGCGCCGAGCTCATGCTGGAGAAGGACCTCAGGGACAATCGGAGCATTGGAGACCTGGGAGCCCAGCACCTCCTGGAACGGGTGGCCCCCGGGGGCGGCAAGGTGGCTGTGCTGACCCACTGTAACACCGGTGCACTGGCCACCGCTGGCTACGGCACGGCCCTGG GTGTGATCCGCTCGCTGCACAACCTGGGTCGTCTGGAGCAGGCCTTCTGCACGGAGACCCGGCCCTACAACCAGGGATCCCGGCTGACAGCCTTCGAGCTGGTGTACGAGCAGATCCCCGCCACCCTGATCGGCGACAGCATGGCAGCGGCTGCCATGGCCCACAGGGGCGTGTCAG CCGTTGTTGTGGGAGCCGACCACGTGGTTGCCAACGGCGACACGGCCAACAAGGTGGGCACCTATCAGCTGGCGATCGCCGCCAAGCACCACGGCATCCCCTTCTACGTGGCTGCCCCCAGCTCCTCCTGCAACCTCAGCCTGGATACGGGGCAGGACATTGTCATCGAGGAAAGGCCAGGCCAGGAGCTGACCGACATCAACGGGGTCAGGATTGCAGCACCCG GAATTGGGGTATGGAACCCTGCCTTCGATATCACCCCCCACGAACTCATCACCGGCGGCATCATCACAGAGCTGGGCGTCTTTGCCCCCGAGGAGCTGCGGGCGGCCCTGAGCTCCACCATCTCATGA
- the C25H19orf53 gene encoding leydig cell tumor 10 kDa protein homolog — translation MAQGQRKFQAQKPAKSKAAAAASERNRGPRKGGRLIAPKKARVVQQRKLKKDLEVGIRKKIEHDVVMKASNSLPKKLSLLKAPAAKKKGTASSSKAPS, via the exons ATGGCGCAGGGGCAACGCAAGTTCCAGGCGCAGAAGCCCGCAAAGAGCAAGGCGGCGGCGGCTGCCTCGGAGCGGAACCGCGGCCCGAGGAAGGGCG GCCGTCTCATCGCCCCCAAAAAGGCGCGCGTGGTGCAGCAGCGGAAGCTCAAGAAG gACCTGGAGGTCGGGATCCGGAAGAAGATCGAACATGATGTGGTGATGAAAGCTAGCAACAGTCTGCCCAAGAAGCTATCCCTGCTGAAGGCCCCGGCGGCCAAGAAGAAGGGGACAGCCTCCTCCAGCAAGGCGCCGTCTTAG